ATTATAATGAGTCTTTGAAAAGCGAGTTGTATCGATGATCATTATCAGAAGTGGTCTATTAAGCACGACTCAACAAATTATTTATTAAAGAGAAAATACCATGAGCGCTATCCCAACATGCCCAAAATGTGAATCAACATACGTATACGAAGACGGTTCACAGCTCGTTTGTCCTGAATGTGCTCATGAATGGAATCCTAGCGAAGTTATCGTTGATCCAGATGCAATTATTTTAAAAGATGCTGTCGGCAATTTATTAGCAGAAGAAGATAAAGTGACACTAATCAAAGACCTTAAAGTGAAAGGGTCATCATTAGTGCTTAAAGTTGGTACCAAAGCGGTTATCAAACGTTTCGTAGACGGCGACCACGACATCGATTGTAAGGTCGATGGCCACGGCTATATGATGCTTAAATCTAAGTTTGTAAGAAAGCAAAACTAACCGACTTTCGAGTCGCACTGGTTACTGCAAACTATAAAAACATCTGCCTAGAGCAGATGTTTTTTTATGCCCCAAAGAAATCCGTTGGGTGTTTCATCTATGGCTACTTTTCAATAAAGAGAAAGAGGCTCTTAAGCCAGCGAATAAAGCAGAATCGCTTAGAGCACTGCTATCTCTTTAGAGTGCTAAAAGGGAGTTAAATAAAGCCACCCATAGCAAATTGCGAACATTGCATCCTCTTACTAAACTTTAGCTATTGCTAAAGTGGGGGGTGAATAAAATAAAGAATGAGAACAGATGGAACTCTGATAGTTCAAAGAGTAGCTGGAATGGGACGTTAAAGAACAAGAAAATATTTATTTCTGGTCTTTTTATTGGTTTTGCAATCGGTGTGACTCTTGGATCAATGTTGTGAGGTCGCGATAGATTGGAGGTGAACGGTTTAACCAGCCAGAAGGGGTTAACTTTGCGTTACCAGATTATCTATAGCTAGTGGATAAAACGGGTCGAATACTTCGTTAAGACAAGCTTGGCAGTATCTCTGCCAGTTCATCTAAGATTATAAATAGGTTGAATATATCAACGGACAATTGGATTAAACTCACCTCTGAGTTTGGTAAGATATTTCATGGGCCAGTTGGTACCACTCAAGGGCTTACAAATTACTGCGAACATCTACAAAAACGGCGCCGTCATTTTGCTAAGTGTTGTCGGTATTTAGAAGATGGTTGGTAGCCTAATTTAGCTAGCTTACTGTTCGTTGTACTTATTACTTGAATCCAGCAGCCCTTCAAAATCTTGAGTTAACAACCCCTGTCAGAAATTCTGTTTCACGCTAGAATTCCCCCTGTTTAACATTCATAAGTAGATTGACGGTGGCATTGCTGTTGCTGCAGGTCGAGTCATTGTGTGCAGTTGAAATTCAATTAAGCAACGAGTTGTTACCTTTCTAAATCCCTCAGCGACTTCGTGCCCATTTATACCAAGCAGGTTATTTAGGTTATCCAATATGGATCTCTTGTTATTGCTATTTGATGAGAAGATTACTGTCAAAATCGAGGCAATAATGAAATTTACTCCTTAGTTGGTAAGGCTCTCCAAAATATGAATTATATCAAGGTTTGGAGGGTTGTAGTAATTTTTGTTGTTAACTGGAGGGGTATTGTGTTGTAACCCTCCAGTTCTGAGTGTAGGATGCTCGCCGTTGAAACAAGTTGACGAGAGCTGCAACATGAGCATCAAAATTGAAGCATATATGCAAA
The Shewanella sp. KX20019 DNA segment above includes these coding regions:
- a CDS encoding zinc ribbon domain-containing protein YjdM, whose protein sequence is MSAIPTCPKCESTYVYEDGSQLVCPECAHEWNPSEVIVDPDAIILKDAVGNLLAEEDKVTLIKDLKVKGSSLVLKVGTKAVIKRFVDGDHDIDCKVDGHGYMMLKSKFVRKQN